The Psychrobacter arenosus region CACTTTAGCCAACTGCATGCGCCGCTTGGCGTATATGCTGTATTGGGCAATCATGATTATCTCGGCTATGAAGAGCGCATAGCGCAAGCGGTGACTAATGCCGGTATTACGGTATTGGATAATGAGTCGGTATTATTAGACGACAAGGTATGGCTAGTCGGTCGTTCGGATGATTTAGACCGCACCCGCTTAACGGCTGCAGACCTTTTAAAGCCTTTGGACACTGTTAAACCCACGCTATTTTTAGAGCATCGTCCTTCGGCTATAGCAGAGATTAGCGCACTGCCTATCGATTTGCATTTATCAGGGCATACTCATGGTGGACAAATCTTTCCTTTAACCACTTTGATGCACTGGTTTTCACCGTTAGCCTATGGCACTAAGACGGTGAATGATACGCAGTTTTTAGTATCGTCTGGCTTTGGGATCGGCAGTGTGCCGTTTAGGTTGGGCACTCGCTCAGAGATTTGGATAATTACGCTAAAGTCTAGCCATTAATTTTTGTTTTCATAGCTAATAACTCTTTTATAAGTAGTAATTCTTTCATAGGTAGTAGCTCTTTTATAGATAGAAGCTTGCGCTAACCATGCCATAAAAAAAGCCACCGCAATAGGGTGACTTCTCTTTTCTAGGATAATTTTTAGGCAATTGGGATGTTTACAGTTAGCTTATGACAGCCAAGTTACAGCAGCTAGGTTGTAATCGGTAAGACAGCCAGTCTATTAAACTAACGCTGTCACAAAGCTACGCATCTTATCGATCATCTGCGTAGTCTCCTGCTGCATCCCTTTATGGACGCTCATAAAATGTAGGAATCCGTGCGGGGCCTTTTTCACTCGATAGGTTTCTACCGTAATGCCACAGTCTTGTAGCTTTTTAGCGTAGGCTAAGCCCTCATCTTTTAGCAAATCCAACTCGGCAATGACAATCAACGCAGGACATAAATCCTCACAAGACCCGTGCATCGGTGACACTAGTGGATCGGTTGAAGTCCCATCTTGATTATTGAGATAGGCTTGGCTAAACACATCCATATCCGTGGCATTTAGCAGCATATCGCTACCGTACTGCTGACGGCTGGGATAAATATTATCAAAGTCTGTAATGGGGTAGAGTGGCAATTGCGCTACTGGTGCTTTGGGAATAGTGGTGTTGGCTGCAGAATTGCTCGCTTTATCAGCGCTTAACTGGGCAATCAAGGTAGTCAAACACCCGCCAGCACTATCGCCTGAGACCACGAGACGCTCAGGTAACGCGCCTAGTGTATTGGCATTAGCGCAGAGCCATTGGTAAGCGGTGACTGAATCATAAAGGGCAGTTGGAGCCGTATGTTTCGGCGCTAAACGATACTCTACACTGACTACCGACCAGCCTGTTTGCTCGCAGACTTGATGACAAAATTCATGGTGAGTGGCGATGCTGCCAATACAGAAGCCACCCCCATGCATAAATAGCATGGCGACTTGGTCAGGGTTACCGGCGGTAGCTTGATAAGTGCGGATACGAATGGCTGCCTTGTCACTACCGGTAATATCTTGGTCTTTATAGTAAACCGGCGGATTTTGTGGAGCCGCGCTGTTATTCATATCAGTATCAGTAGCTGACTTAACCGCCGCTTTAGTCGCGTTTTGCACTCGTTTAGGGTCTTGTAGCGATACGCCAATAGCCGCAAATAAAGTCCGCAATTGCGGTAAAGTCTCTAACGTTAACGGCTGGCGCGCTTTATTACTTAGGGCTAATACCAGGCGCATATGCGCATCGGCTTCAGGTAACTCAGTGGCACTTTGGCCCCCAACGATGGTATTTAGACGTTCTAAAACGCTGTCCGGTAAATGACCGATAGCTTTGGTGGCATGATGCAATCCATGCAGGCCGTGATGCACCACGTTTTTGAGACGCTGCGGCTCGGCAAGCGCCATAAAATGGGGTAAAGGCATAAGAGTCCCTCCTATAAATGTTATAAGTAACTTATAGCAGTTCCCACGGCTTAGCAATTAAAAACTAAGTACTGCCTCCTCAGACTTTGTCTAAAAAATAACTGTGGTGTTATGCCACTGCCTGTTTTTATCCTGTAAAACCTTACTAACAGGCTTGAATAAGAACGAAAGGCACAGATATTACTAAATTGCTAACAAATACTCTGGGTTAAGGCTTGAAATATGGGGTGACGACCTTTATCAATCACCTAACGATAATAGACTATCGCATGACCTGTTTTACCCGCTATTGCCCTGGTTTGTCTGCTATTGGCTTATAGTTCCTTTAGCTAGCTACTTTAGTTTTTCCTAAGGTCAGATAAACAAGGGTATTAGTGACAAACTACAATGATGCGTTAGCTATTTGCTTTTTAGCCACTGTGCTCTCAAAGTAGAGCTAACCCCTAAAAAATATTATTGGAATAAACTTACTAGGAGTTGTCATGAGCGAACGTCCTGAGCAAAACGCCCCGAATCATCAGTTTGAGACTGAAAATCCGCAAGCTG contains the following coding sequences:
- a CDS encoding alpha/beta hydrolase, whose product is MPLPHFMALAEPQRLKNVVHHGLHGLHHATKAIGHLPDSVLERLNTIVGGQSATELPEADAHMRLVLALSNKARQPLTLETLPQLRTLFAAIGVSLQDPKRVQNATKAAVKSATDTDMNNSAAPQNPPVYYKDQDITGSDKAAIRIRTYQATAGNPDQVAMLFMHGGGFCIGSIATHHEFCHQVCEQTGWSVVSVEYRLAPKHTAPTALYDSVTAYQWLCANANTLGALPERLVVSGDSAGGCLTTLIAQLSADKASNSAANTTIPKAPVAQLPLYPITDFDNIYPSRQQYGSDMLLNATDMDVFSQAYLNNQDGTSTDPLVSPMHGSCEDLCPALIVIAELDLLKDEGLAYAKKLQDCGITVETYRVKKAPHGFLHFMSVHKGMQQETTQMIDKMRSFVTALV